Below is a genomic region from Macaca thibetana thibetana isolate TM-01 chromosome 1, ASM2454274v1, whole genome shotgun sequence.
GCCATAGCTACTGCTGCTACTGGAACCGCCATAGCCACCTTGGTTTTGTGGTTTGGCAAAGTATTGGCCCCCACTGCCATAGGGGCCAGAGCTTCTGCCTCCAAAATTTCCTCCCTTCATGggtccaaaatttgaaaactgaCTATTGTAATTACCCAAATCACTGTAGCTTCTGCCAcctccaaaattgcttccacTACCACCGCCAaagccacctctgcctccattGTTAAAGCTGTCATAGCTGCCACTCCCGCCATAGCCACTGCCCTGGTTTCCATAACTCTGTCCACCACATCCATAGCCTCTGCTTCCTCCAGAGTAACCAGTGCTGCCTCCCCCATAACCACCACCAAACCCATTATAACCATCCCCATTGCCACCATATCCACCACCACCATGGCTGCCACCAAAGCCACCATGACCACTAAAGTTTCCTCCACGACCAGAATTGCCATTCCCACCAAAACCACCTCCATGACCACCACCAAAGTTTCTAGAACTTCTTTGGCCTCTTTGGCTGGAGGAAGCACTAGCCATCTCTTGCTTTGACAGAGCTTTCCTAACTTCACAGTTGTGGCTATTCACAGTATGGTATTTCTGAATGACAATCTTATCCATGGAGTCATGGTTGTCAAAGGTTACAAAGGCAAAGCCCCTTTTCTTGCCACTGCCTCGGTCAGTCATGATTTCAATCACTTCCatttttccaaactgttgaaaATAATCTATTAGgtgatgttcttcagtgtcttcttTAATGCCACCAACAAATACCTTTTTCACAGTTAAATGGCCACCTGGTCTTTGAGAATCTTCTCCTGAGACAGCTCTCTTTGTTTCCACAGCTATTCCATCCACCTTGTGTGGCCTGGCATTCATGACTGCATCCACCTCCTGCACAGTggcatatgtgacaaacccaaagcccctGGAGCTCTTGGTGTTTGGATCTCTCAACACCACACAGTCCGTGAGCGTTCCCCATTGCTCAAAATGGCTCCTCAGGCTCTCATCAGTTGTTTCAAAGCTCAACCCTCCAATGAAGAGCTTCCTTCACTGTTCCGGCTCTTTAGGAGACTCTGACTTAGATATGAtggcagggagaagagagactTTAACGATGCTGCATCGGTGGCATCCATGGGCGGAAAGGAGCACGCTGACAAACGTATCTTAACCTGAACTATTTTTGCACTTCTTTCCTATGATAATTATGCTCAGAGTCATCCAGCAACCACATTGAAAGCTTCTGTGGGGCCTTCTGCATCACTGGAGAAGGAATTGATTGTGTCTGGTAAATTATAATTCTTTCCAAATTAGAACCAACTATATGACATAGGTTGTGACCTTCTAGTAAGTAGAGTATTTGATGAGctggagaaaaattattttggaaaagaagaaagagattttGGATCCAGACTTAGATTTGACTCTTAACTATGCTATTTGCTATATGACCTTGAGTTTGAAATTTAGTCTTTTtagattttagttttcttatctgaaaaatagaaatgatacCTCACATTGCAGGGTATTCTTAGTATTACATGatcaccatttattcaatagataCTTATTGAGCACATATTATATGCCTGCCATACTCATGCgcgcacgcgtgcacacacacacacacacacacacacacacacacagagagagagcagTGAATAAAATAGAATCCACTTCTCCTTTCATGGGGCTTTTAGCCTGGTAGGGAAAGAAAAGTGTTTGAAAAGGGGGCATACAGGACACCATGAAGGCATGAAGTTGGGAACCTTATGGAGTCTCAGGCAGGGTACCCTAAAGAAGTGATATTAAATGGAGACCATAACTATGAGTAGAGATCATCTAGATAGAGAGTTGTATGGAGAAGGGTAGAGGGTGTATAAGGCAGTATTCTAGGCAAacagaacagcatgtgcaaaggccctgagttCAAAGACAACATAGATCAGTTGAGCATCTGAAAGCAACTCAgtccagaagagaaagaaaaagcaatgagGCTGAAATTTATCGGGCCAGATACAGCAGGCTCTTGTGAGCCTATAAGAGTTTGGTACTATATTCAAAGAGCATGGAGCTATTGGAAGATATTAAACAGGAGggtaatattattatatttctttttgaattcTTTCTGGTTCTGCAGTAAGACAGGTATTCAGTTATGGTGAGGAGAACAAAGTGTAGGTTACAGCAGAAATAAAGGTGAAATATGATGGGATTTTGGACTAGACATGTGGTAGTGTGATGAAGAGAAGGAATTAATCATTAATCTAATGAATATTTATGTAGAATAAGAGAATTAATcgcattgctttatttttatgagtTGAACAGTGGCACATGGCTGATAGATTTTGCCTTGCTGAGCTTTTCCTAAGTATCCAtagttcattcagcaaatattactGATGCTCTACTACATGCTACATGTTGTTCTAGGTGTGGGAAATACTGTGATGTCTTACTccattttgtattgctataaaggactacttgagtctgggtaatttatcaaaaaaaattagaagagttttttttttttttcatatgtactttaagttctagggtacatgtgcacaaaatgcaggtttgatacatatgtatacatgtgccatgttggtttgctgcacccatgaactcatcatttacattaggtatttctcctaatgctatctctcctcctctccctcatccCTCTATAGGCCCAGATGTGTGAtgctccctgccctgtgtccaagtgatctcattgttcaattcccacctatgagtgagaacatgcggtgtttggttttctgtccttgtgataatttgctcagaatgatggcttctagcttcatcgatgtccctgcaaaggacataacttatccttttttatggctgcatagtattccatagtgtatgtgtgccacattttcttaatccagtctattattgatggacatttgggttggttccaagtctttgctattgcgaatagtgctgcaataagcatatgtgtgcatgtgtctttatagtagcatgatttataaccctttagATATATATcccgtaatgggattgctgggtcaaatggtatttctagttctagatccttgaggaattgccacactgtcttccacaatggttgaaccaatttacactcccaccaacagtgtaaaagtgttcccatttctccccatcctctccagtgtctgttgtttcctgactttttaatgattgccattctaactgacgtgagatggtatctcattgtggttttgatttgcatttctctgatggccagtgatgatgagcattttttaatgtgtctgttggctgcatagatgtattctttcgagaagtgtctgttcacatcctttgtccactttttgatggggttgtttttttttttcttgtaaatttgtttaagtttttgtagattctggatattagctttgtatcagatgggtagattgcaaaaattttctcccattctgtgggttgcctttcactctgatggtagtttcttctgccgtgcagaagctctttagtttaattagatcccatttgtctattttgggttttgttgccattgcttttggtgttttagacatgaagtccttgcccatgcctatgtcctgaatggtattgcctaggtgttcttctagggttttaatggtGTAAGTctaagatttaagtctttaatccatcttgaattaatttttgtataaggtgtaaggaagggatccagtttcagctttctacatatggctagccagttttcccagcaccatttattaaatagggaatcctttccccacttcctgtttttgtcaggtttattaaAGATCAGagggttgtagatgtgtggcattatttctgaggcctctgttctgttccactggtctatgtatctgttttgattactgtagccttgtggtatagtttgaagtcaggtaatgtgatgcctccagctttgttcttttggcttaggattgacttggccatgtgggctctcttttggttccatatgaagtttaaagtagttttttccagttccgtgaagaaagtcgttggtagcttgatggggatggcattgaatctataaattaccttgggaagcatggccattttcatgatagtgattcttcctgtccatgagcccatggaatgttcttccatttgttcgtgtcctcttttatttcattgagcagtggtttgtagttctccttgaagagttccttcacattccttataagttggattcctaggtattttattctctttgtagcgattgtgaatgggagttcactcatgatttggctctctgtttgtcgaAGAGAAGAGATTTATTAGGCTTACAATTCTGCAGTCTGCACAAGAAACATAGTGCCAACATCTGCTTTTGGTGATGGCcttaggctgcttccactcattaCGGAAGGCAAAGAAGTGCTAGCTTGTAGAGGTCTCATggtgaaagaaaaagcaagagtgAAAGTGGGGAGCTGCTAGggttttttaaacaaccagcgtTCATGGGACCTAATAGAGTAAGAACTTACTCACTTCCCAAAAAAGGcttaatctattcatgaaggatccacccccatgacccaaatatcTCCCATTACCCAATTCTAAAGCCACTTTCACATATTCAGCTATCTTTATAGCAAGACCCCACTCTTGgtaccagttttctttttctattttgttttgctatgaaggaatgcctgaggctggataatttttaaagagaaaaggttCATTTGGCTTACAATTCTGATGTGTGGAAAGGTTCAATATTGGGCATCTAGTggtctcaggctgcttccactcatggcaggcAGTAGGTGAGGGAGAGCCCATGTGTGCAGAGATGGCGTGGTGAAAGAGGAAGCAAGGGGCTGGggagtgccaggctctttttcaACAACCAGCTCTTGAAGGAACTTTAGAGCAAAAACTCACTCACCCCCGAGGGAGGGCATTACTCTatttatgagggatctgcccccatcactcaaacaccttccattagaccccacctccaacactgggcatcaaatttcaacatgaagtttggaggggacaaataactAAACCATAGCAGATGGTAAATGAAAACAGACCAAAATTTCAGCTCTCATGGAAATTATATTCTTTTGGAAATATAGTAAAGATAATGTATGAAAGTAGGTGCCACATGGTAATAACCAAAAAACATAGattcatttccttcttccctttcctagCTATGGCAGAGAAACCCAatttgtatatttacatttaaataactgTGAAATTAGTCTGCAAGCTAAACAAATGACGTACTACCAGATAAAAGTTTGAGATTCCCATGGTGTCAACCATACTCGCTGTTGATCTCTGTTTGGATCTCACTTCCTGTCTTCTCACCTAAACCATGGCCCCACATTATTGCCTGCTAGTTATTTTCACTTGTATGCTATACTGAAGGGAACAACAAGAGGGAAGAAGTTAGCAAGGAAGAATAACACTAGAACTAAAAGTCAGGGCTTTCTTTTTGTTGAACACATACTGGGCATCAGCACTGTGCTGACTTCTTTGCATCACAATTCTAGGAGTATGGCATTATCATCCCTGTTTCACAGATAAAGATGCTAAGTCTTAGTTTCCTGGGATGAGAAGTTGCTTCTGTCTGAATAATTAGCAAGCAATTTTAGCTGCCTTTCTCCTTCCATTTCTCTGCCAAGAGGAGATAACAGAGTAACTCCTATATCTACAAGTTTAAAATTCTCATGGCTTAAAGACTCTACCAGTGCAAAGAGTTCTTTCCACTCCTCCATCTTTATTTCATAACCTCATACCATTCATTTTTGGTCcaagtttctttctttagctCCATAAGGCATCTCAGATTTTGTGTTTCAGCCAATAGGCATGCATGGGGACACCAGATACTCTATTTAAAAGCATGGACCACTACATTAACAAGAAGTATTTACACGCTATGGGTTGAGAAACCTGCATCTCCTAACTGCAATGAAAGAAGGGCTGCCTGCAATGCTGCTGGTTACAGCTAGACATAAAACCCATTATCAGCTCATTGGCTGTTTGGACATAAAACTGCTTGGTCTCACAAAGATATTTCCTCACCATGGGGATAAGTTTAATAAGAACTACAGATGATagtaaaaaacacatttatttcctATAACCTACAGAAAGTCTTTATTGCATATAGGATAAATAACAGGCTACTGTGAGTTACTGGTCTGTAATTCCACTTAGGAGGTTTGGGGCATGAAACACAGTGGGGAGaaattgctgttttaaaaatgaggcctgggagttggaggcccaggagaggaggaagatgagttTCTGTGTGAAAAGATGACAACCCGCTGTCAAGCAATGGTCCAGCACAGCCACATTCATGAAGGCATGGGCAGCCTTTCTACTCAGCAGCAGGTGGCCTGAGGCAAAATTACTAAGCAATACAAACATTATCTTGCCTTATACTTAATGATTTTCAAAGCTATACCATAACCCATCTTTTCACTGGACCCTTACAAACACCACTGGAGATAAGCAAAATGAGGactcttatccccattttacagatgggagagCAATGTTCACATAGGACAGCCAGGATTTCAGAATATGCTGTTGTATCATGCAGAACACAGACCTTCAAAGACCACAGGATCTGCAGATCTGGCTCCTGTTACCTCTCTGATCTCATCCCAGTCAGTTCCCAGCATGCACATCCTTGCTTCTTCTCAGATGCTCCAGGCATGCTCTGGTTTATAGCCTTCATACATGATCTTCCTTCTACCTGGAATCCTCATCCCCCAGGTATCAGAATGGTGTCCTCCCTCAACTCCATTTAGATCTGTGCTCACATATCACCTTCATTCTACTCTATTTCCATTTGCAACCCCACCCCGATactccctctttcccttttctgctttgtttttatcCATAGCACTTAATCATCTTCTGACAGTCAGtatattgtctttatttgtttACTATCTACTTTTCCCAtcagaatgtaagctccttgagggcagagaattttgtctgctttgtttacCACTATATGTTTGACCAGTGATGGACATATGCTAGATGCTCAGCAAATACATGCTGAATAGATTAATGTATGCATAAATCTATATTAGTACTATAGGCAATGAGGGTGAGTGATCACAGGGCTTcaagaaagggtctcactctgtcacccaggctgaagagcagtggcatcatcttggctcactgcaacctctgccttctgggctcaagtgatcctcctgcctcagcctctcaagtaattggaaacacaggcatgtgccatcacgcccagtgattattattattatttgtattttttgtatagacagggtctctctatgttgctcaggctggtctcaaactcctcagctcaagcaatctgcctcccttggcctcacACGGTGCTAAAATTCCATgtgtgagctgccgtgcctgaCCTCATGTGCATTCTTAATGTTGGGTTATGTCACCTTGCTCATCACAACCTAACTTCCCCATTTTCTGGCTCTCAGGCTCTGCCTTCTCAACAATGCCCCAGTGCAAGATGTCTTCTGTCTGATCCTCCAGATCCATGCTCCAGGCTTCTCCACTCAGCCCAGAGCCCAGGATGCTATCCGTGTGAACTACACCATGGgctctcttgttctcttttgtCCTCCGGTTGAGGTAGGCCAACAGGGTCTTGACAAGAGACCAAGTTAGTGTATTCACTCCGTTGGCTTCCTCCCTGTGTCGTCACCTTGGGATGGCGTCCTTTCTCAACCAAAAGTCACTGCTCTGCTCAAGATGGCTTCTTCACAGGACTTCCTGGTCTTAGTTCCAGTACCTGCTCCCTCACCCACACCATGCATTTCCAGGAGTGGTAGCAGCCCTGCACATTGCTCTATCTCCTATGTTTTCCCTATACTCTGCTCACTTAAACAATCCCTTTATTAAACCCTCTTTGAATTACTCTAATCCAGTGTACCTTCTATTTTCTACTAGGACCCTAACTGATGACACACTTTGTAAACTCTGATTTTCCCCTCTGGCCTCAGTCAACCTGATTCTCCCTCTTTCAATGGGAGTGTGCATATTACATGTGTAAAGTGCCTACCACAGTGCTTAATATATTGTAAGTGCCatgaatgtttattattttttttttattatgaatccCTTCATAATCTGATTCCTGTCTTCTTTTCACCTTTAATCATTTCTACTCCCCTTGGCCACCCCCATTGTACTGGGTTGAATAGcatcccctcaaaattcatgtctACCCAGAAACTCAAAATATATCCTTATTTGGAAGTAGGATTCTTGCAAATGTatttagttaaaatgaggtcaaaCTGGATTAGGGTGAGTCTAATCCTATTGAATTAGACCAATAGGACCGAGTCCAATAGGACAAATTAGAAACCACCCTAATCCAATAACTgttgtctttataagaagagaaaaccaagacACACACATAAGTAGAACAGCCACGTAAAGACAGGGGCAGAAACTGGAGCACTAcggctgcaagccaaggaatgctgagGACTGCTAGCAACTGCTAGAAGATagagagaggcaaggaaggattcttccccAGAATCTTCAGAGAGAGTATAGCTTTGCCGacaccttggttttggacttctagcctctagaaactgcaagagaataaatttctgttgtcttaagctaccccagtttgtggtattttgtcacGGCAGCTTTAGGGAATACATATACCCACTAACTCCACATTGAGTGCCCACAATGAACACGGTCTTTCTCACCTCCAGGTCCTTGCATAAGCTGCGTAGGAGCATCCTCTCACCTGTTTTCCACCTGACCACCTCCTGCTTGCTATTCCTCACATTGTGCCGCCTTATCCTGAGACCTTCCCTGATCATCCAGGTCTAGCTTAGGGTAGCCTCTCTTCTGAGTTGCACTACACTCTGTCTTTTTGCCATCACAACACCTATCACATTGCACAACAGTTGCAACACTGTTATGTGACTGGTTGTAACACCATTTATTGCACTGTAGGATTTGTGAGGACAACCCTCTCCATCTTATAATCCAATCCGTCTATTCTTAGTTGTATTATGGGTGCCTAGTATGTGTTAATGCTGAGTGGCACTCATTAATTGCTTACTACATACTCAGTACCATTCTAAGTTATTTACATTAACTCATGTACATCAACTTGCTACCTTATGAGGCAGGTACAATtaattttcccattctgtagttgGCTACAATGAAAAGCACAGGCTGAGACATCTGCATTATTCTTGGCATTATTCCAGGTGCACTTTGCAATTCCACCAGCAAACCCCATTGCATGATTTCAGTTTCCAAGTGCAAATCCATCTTAGCCTTAAACTCATTTATGCCATTCGCTCCCACTATATCAGCCACGCTCGACTGTTGCATGGTGCAATAACTCTCTGCCAGCCTCCGAACAGTTTTCCCAGTCATCAAGAAGGTGCAATTGATTCAAAGTGTTAATATTTGCTCACCACTGAGACCATCCGGGGGCTTCATCACTCATAGCAATGCCACCCGCTGGAGCTACAGAAGTGCAGGGCTCTCGAAGGCTATGCATGAGCTGATGATGAGAGATGCAGGCTTCTTGGATAAGCAAAATCTCATCACGGAAAGATGTGCATCCTCTCCCCTAACTTGGGCTTTCTGGCAGACAGATGAGAAGaggtttaaagtaaaataaatggaaattacatATCTGTTCATGCTATGAAATCCTGGAGTTCCTGAATCCTCACACATTCATTGAACTATCttgtatattaaatatgtacTAAGTGCCAGACTTTCTGCTAGTTGCCAGGAACAcaacacaaaataaaaggaaggctCCATGGTACCCATCTTCCTGCCTTCAGGTAGGAGGAACACACCTGTACATCTGTGGCCATCTGCTCTATCTCAGTTCCTTTAAGACAACTGGACTGACTCACAGAGAAAAGTAAGGACTGTACCAGGGCCATTTGCAGTGAAGGTCTCAGCCCCACCTTCTTGCTCTGCACACAGCCAGCCCCTGCCTGTCTCCCTCACTGTGTCCTGCCTCTTAGCATGGGTTGCTATTTTAAGATCCTCCTTTTGCCTCCCTGGGCTGATCACTGCCATTACACCTTCCTTGGAAGCAGCAAAATGGGGTGGCCATGAGCATGGGCTCTCAGCCAGGCAGCCTGAGTTGAATCCATCTCTGCTATACTCTAGCTGTTTAACCATAGGGAAGTCACTGCAATCCACGtaccccagtttcctcatccataaaatggcaACACAAATGACAGTCACTACTTAAGAAGGTTGTTGAGACAAT
It encodes:
- the LOC126948288 gene encoding LOW QUALITY PROTEIN: heterogeneous nuclear ribonucleoprotein A1-like (The sequence of the model RefSeq protein was modified relative to this genomic sequence to represent the inferred CDS: deleted 2 bases in 1 codon; substituted 1 base at 1 genomic stop codon), whose amino-acid sequence is MDSAHPALQGQSPESLVKPKETVVLYVTPSISDSSEHIRDGQTQCHVKTKAEISMTLPKAKQCQRSPENYQKLEEKPGMDSSHSRQKEIALPTPGSGTPSSSTVRQSNHIIQQTLLAYLNRRTKENKRAHGVVHTDSILGSGLSGEAWSMDLEDQTEDILHWGIVEKAEPESQKMGKLGCDEQDTFVSVLLSAHGCHRCSIVKVSLLPAIISKSESPKEPEQXRKLFIGGLSFETTDESLRSHFEQWGTLTDCVVLRDPNTKSSRGFGFVTYATVQEVDAVMNARPHKVDGIAVETKRAVSGEDSQRPGGHLTVKKVFVGGIKEDTEEHHLIDYFQQFGKMEVIEIMTDRGSGKKRGFAFVTFDNHDSMDKIVIQKYHTVNSHNCEVRKALSKQEMASASSSQRGQRSSRNFGGGHGGGFGGNGNSGRGGNFSGHGGFGGSHGGGGYGGNGDGYNGFGGGYGGGSTGYSGGSRGYGCGGQSYGNQGSGYGGSGSYDSFNNGGRGGFGGGSGSNFGGGRSYSDLGNYNSQFSNFGPMKGGNFGGRSSGPYGSGGQYFAKPQNQGGYGGSSSSSSYQWQKILIRKQSLAGEESQRSDMEATGYNRFVNSAKHRGGRA